A window of the Fulvia fulva chromosome 3, complete sequence genome harbors these coding sequences:
- a CDS encoding Casein kinase II subunit alpha: MARVYADVNQQMPRAYWDYDSVNISWGVLENYEVVRKIGRGKYSEVFEGVNVVNYQKCVIKVLKPVKKKKIKREIKILQNLSGGPNIVALLDVVRDSQSKTPSLIFEHINNTDFRTLYPKFQDYDVRYYIYELLKALDFCHSKGIMHRDVKPHNVMIDHENRKLRLIDWGLAEFYHAGTEYNVRVASRYFKGPELLVDFQEYDYSLDMWSMGAMFASMIFRKEPFFHGNSNSDQLVKIAKVLGTEDLFDYLDKYDIELDAQYDDILGRFPKKSWHAFVNPENQRFVSNDALDFLDKLLRYDHQERLTAKEAMAHPYFAPVRQAEQQPSNNVHQ, translated from the exons ATGGCGCGGGTGTACGCCGACGTCAATCAGCAGATGCCAAGGGCATACTGGGACTACGACAGCGTCAACATCAGCTGGGGCGTGCTGGAGAACTACGAGGTcgtgaggaagatcg GTCGCGGAAAGTACTCGGAGGTCTTTGAGGGCGTCAATGTGGTTAACTACCAGAAGTGCGTCATCAAAGTGCTGAAGCCcgtcaagaagaagaagatCAAGCGAGAGATCAAGATCTTGCAGAACCTGTCCGGCGGCCCCAACATCGTAGCACTCCTCGACGTCGTTCGAGACAGCCAATCCAAGACGCCCAGTCTCATCTTCGAGCACATCAACAACACCGACTTTCGGACACTATACCCCAAATTCCAGGACTACGACGTGCGGTACTACATCTACGAATTACTCAAAGCGCTGGACTTCTGCCACAGCAAAGGAATCATGCACCGCGATGTCAAGCCTCACAATGTCATGATCGATCATGAGAACAGGAAGTTGCGCTTGATCGACTGGGGTCTTGCCGAGTTCTACCACGCCGGCACAGAGTACAATGTACGAGTGGCCAGCAGGTACTTCAAGGGACCAGAGCTCCTGGTCGATTTCCAAGAGTACGACTACAGCTTGGACATGTGGTCGATGGGTGCCATGTTCGCAAGTATGATCTTCAGGAAGGAGCCATTCTTCCACGGAAACAGCAACAGCGACCAACTGGTCAAGATAGCCAAAGTTCTTGGCACCGAAGACTTGTTCGACTACCTGGACAAGTACGACATCGAGCTCGATGCGCAATATGACGACATACTCGGAAGATTCCCAAAGAAGAGCTGGCACGCGTTTGTGAATCCAGAAAACCAAAGATTCGTCAGCAATGATGCGTTAGACTTTCTGGACAAGCTTTTGCGATACGACCACCAAGAACGCCTTACAGCCAAGGAGGCAATGGCACACCCCTACTTCGCGCCAGTGCGACAGGCCGAGCAGCAGCCTTCGAACAATGTACACCAATGA